A genomic segment from Pseudoduganella chitinolytica encodes:
- a CDS encoding transglutaminase TgpA family protein, with protein MLGSMMRQPVLTRDKADTLLLVVAALLVIAPHFAHLPLWTSATVCVTLFWRALLTLRGRRLPPVWLLLPIALLAMAGVWYSYRTLLGRDPGVAMLALLLAFKLLEMHARRDLFVVLFLSFFLLLTNFFYSQTMLTAFGMAITLVVLLTAQLTFQYTGAVPPLTRRVRMAGKIALLATPLAALLFIGFPRIQGPLWGLPGDARSARTGISDTMAPGSMTNLALSEEVAFRVRFLDPAPAQNRLYWRGVVLSNYDGRTWSRIGGTPFRTPDQTRDGLTMRLGGQAIRHEVTMEPSERRYLFTLELTRPDLALAGQRVATSDELETYTLRPLQQRVRYRATAHSEYTLQADLDPALTGKWLQLPPGFNPLTLELGARLRAAAAADRGGTLEIVHAVLQALRARRFEYTLEPALLGRDSVDEFLFRTRQGFCEHFAGSFVFLMRAAGVPARVVTGYQGGEFNPVDGYVTVRQSDAHAWAEVWIAGQGWRRIDPTAAVAPERVNGSLARALPQQAPFGFSGLIALQNDKDSWLSRLRFQFNAMNNAWNQWVLDYNPERQQTFLAELWDKVGTWRTPAAAALLGVLAWGWWRLRQARRADPVQAAYGRLCRQLADFGIVPVPGEGPHSLASRVRALPLPEERKAAYAEFLELYSALRYRALDDDERTRSAARLASLLR; from the coding sequence ATGTTGGGTTCAATGATGCGCCAGCCCGTCCTCACGCGCGACAAGGCCGATACGCTGCTGCTGGTCGTGGCCGCCCTGCTCGTGATCGCGCCGCATTTCGCCCACCTGCCGCTGTGGACCAGCGCCACCGTATGCGTCACGCTGTTCTGGCGCGCACTGCTGACGTTGCGCGGGCGCCGCCTGCCGCCCGTCTGGCTGCTGCTGCCGATTGCGTTGCTGGCGATGGCCGGCGTATGGTACTCGTACCGCACCCTGCTGGGCCGCGATCCCGGCGTTGCCATGCTGGCACTGCTGCTGGCGTTCAAGCTGCTGGAGATGCACGCGCGGCGCGACCTGTTTGTCGTGCTGTTCCTCAGCTTCTTCCTGCTGCTGACGAATTTCTTCTATTCGCAGACGATGCTCACCGCCTTCGGCATGGCCATCACGCTGGTGGTGCTGCTGACGGCGCAGCTGACGTTCCAGTACACGGGTGCCGTACCGCCGCTGACCCGGCGCGTGCGGATGGCGGGCAAGATCGCCCTGCTGGCCACGCCGCTGGCGGCGCTGCTGTTCATCGGCTTCCCACGCATCCAGGGGCCGCTGTGGGGCCTGCCGGGCGACGCGCGCTCGGCGCGCACGGGCATCTCGGACACGATGGCGCCGGGGTCGATGACAAATCTGGCGCTGTCCGAGGAAGTGGCGTTCCGCGTCCGCTTCCTCGACCCCGCGCCGGCGCAGAACCGGCTGTACTGGCGTGGCGTCGTGCTCAGCAACTACGACGGCCGCACGTGGAGCCGGATCGGCGGCACGCCGTTCCGCACGCCGGACCAGACCCGCGACGGCCTGACGATGCGCCTGGGCGGGCAGGCGATCCGCCACGAGGTCACGATGGAACCCAGCGAGCGGCGCTACCTCTTCACCCTGGAGCTGACCCGGCCGGACCTGGCGTTGGCGGGCCAGCGCGTGGCCACGTCCGACGAGCTGGAAACCTACACGCTGCGCCCGCTGCAGCAACGCGTCCGTTATCGTGCCACCGCCCACAGCGAGTACACGCTGCAGGCCGACCTGGACCCGGCCCTGACAGGCAAGTGGCTGCAACTGCCGCCCGGGTTCAACCCGTTGACGCTGGAGCTGGGCGCCCGGCTGCGCGCGGCGGCGGCGGCGGACCGCGGCGGCACGCTGGAGATCGTGCATGCCGTCCTGCAGGCGCTGCGGGCGCGGCGCTTCGAATACACGCTGGAACCGGCGCTGCTGGGCCGCGACAGCGTCGACGAGTTCCTGTTCCGCACCCGCCAGGGCTTCTGCGAACACTTTGCCGGCTCGTTCGTCTTCCTGATGCGCGCGGCCGGTGTACCGGCGCGGGTCGTCACGGGCTACCAGGGCGGCGAATTCAATCCCGTCGACGGTTACGTCACGGTACGCCAGTCGGACGCCCATGCCTGGGCCGAGGTCTGGATCGCCGGCCAGGGCTGGCGCCGCATCGACCCGACGGCCGCGGTGGCGCCCGAGCGCGTCAATGGCAGCCTGGCGCGCGCCTTGCCGCAGCAGGCGCCGTTCGGCTTCTCCGGCCTGATCGCTTTGCAGAACGATAAGGATTCGTGGCTTTCGCGCCTGCGTTTTCAATTCAATGCGATGAATAATGCTTGGAACCAATGGGTCCTGGATTACAATCCCGAACGGCAGCAAACTTTCCTTGCGGAACTATGGGACAAGGTCGGCACCTGGCGCACGCCCGCAGCGGCGGCGCTGCTGGGTGTGCTGGCCTGGGGCTGGTGGCGCCTGCGTCAGGCACGCCGGGCCGATCCCGTGCAGGCGGCATATGGCCGACTGTGCCGTCAGCTGGCGGACTTCGGTATCGTGCCCGTCCCTGGCGAAGGCCCGCACAGCCTGGCATCGAGGGTGCGGGCGCTGCCGCTGCCGGAAGAGCGGAAGGCCGCGTACGCGGAATTTCTGGAACTCTATAGTGCGCTCCGTTATCGCGCACTCGACGACGATGAACGAACCCGGTCGGCCGCCAGGCTGGCCTCACTATTGCGCTGA
- the mltB gene encoding lytic murein transglycosylase B, with the protein MTFPKRSPTKPLVTLLLSALVAATSLCPPEVFAAPHKPVKKAKAKPAKKAAAAVASDYYTGEFVNFGQWKEVQAFVDELVTKHGFSRTELASLLSNVRYLDSVVQLVKPAPPGKPKNWTVYSSRFIEPIRINAGVRFWNDNAETLARAEALYGVPAEILVGIIGVETIYGRDTGRFRVVDTLTTLAFAYPVAPNRDARMAFFRDELVATLLYARQTGIDPLSLQGSFAGAVGMPQFMPSNIVKYGVDFDGDGRIDLRNSAADAIGSVAAFLVGHGWNRDQPGPIVHHATVSPSRAWEQYLNLGLEAKVRPEDLTGAGVVTTSTLPPGMLYGLVDLQNGSEPTEYWVASNNFFSITQYNRSYFYAMSVVELGRAVRITRTGS; encoded by the coding sequence ATGACATTTCCCAAGCGATCCCCTACCAAGCCCCTCGTTACCCTGCTGTTGTCAGCCCTCGTGGCCGCCACGAGCCTGTGCCCGCCCGAGGTGTTTGCGGCCCCCCACAAGCCAGTCAAGAAAGCCAAGGCCAAGCCGGCGAAAAAGGCTGCCGCGGCAGTGGCCAGCGACTACTACACGGGCGAATTCGTCAACTTCGGCCAGTGGAAGGAGGTCCAGGCGTTTGTCGACGAGCTGGTCACCAAGCATGGCTTCAGCCGCACCGAACTGGCATCGCTGCTGTCGAACGTGCGCTACCTCGATTCCGTCGTGCAGCTCGTCAAGCCGGCACCGCCGGGCAAGCCGAAGAACTGGACGGTGTACAGCAGCCGCTTCATCGAACCGATCCGCATCAACGCGGGCGTGCGCTTCTGGAACGACAACGCGGAAACGCTGGCCCGCGCGGAAGCGTTGTACGGCGTGCCGGCCGAGATTTTGGTTGGCATTATCGGCGTGGAAACCATCTACGGCCGCGATACGGGCCGGTTCCGCGTGGTCGACACGTTGACGACCTTGGCATTCGCCTACCCTGTCGCACCGAACCGGGATGCCCGCATGGCGTTCTTCCGCGACGAGCTGGTAGCCACGCTGCTGTACGCGCGCCAGACCGGCATCGATCCGCTCTCGCTGCAGGGCTCGTTTGCGGGCGCCGTCGGCATGCCTCAGTTTATGCCCAGCAATATCGTTAAGTACGGCGTCGATTTCGACGGCGACGGCCGTATCGACCTCAGGAACTCGGCGGCCGATGCGATCGGCAGCGTAGCCGCCTTCCTCGTCGGGCATGGCTGGAACCGCGACCAGCCGGGCCCCATCGTGCATCACGCCACCGTGTCGCCCAGCCGGGCCTGGGAGCAATACCTGAACCTTGGCCTGGAAGCAAAAGTGCGCCCGGAAGACTTGACGGGGGCAGGAGTCGTCACCACATCGACCTTACCGCCAGGCATGCTTTATGGATTGGTGGACCTTCAGAACGGCTCGGAGCCGACTGAATACTGGGTCGCAAGCAACAATTTCTTCTCAATCACGCAGTACAACCGCAGCTACTTCTATGCGATGTCCGTGGTAGAACTGGGCCGCGCCGTCCGTATCACCCGCACCGGGTCGTGA
- a CDS encoding DUF58 domain-containing protein: MARPALRKPERSAATVLTMRRVYVLPSRAGVAYTALLVLMLIGAINYTLGLGFALTFFAGSCAVVDMVLTVRNLAGLRLATGRAQPVYAGEEAQFELHLHNDGKADRCALRVGFHPPGTPWRTQPPHVVDVTAGASTAVVLSVPAVRRGWLAAPPVRLTTRFPLGLFGAWSNWQPDLRVLVYPFPERDAPPLPSRGDASAEGHGAVGLDNFAGIRSYQPGDPMRHLAWRQIARLHPQDGGQLVTKHFDGGAVAELLLDFAELPPRLDLEARLARMTRWVLEAEARALPYAFRLGHHHYPAALGDAHRAACLRALALYGDEVS, from the coding sequence ATGGCACGGCCGGCCCTGCGCAAGCCGGAACGCAGCGCCGCGACCGTGCTGACGATGCGGCGCGTCTACGTGCTGCCCAGCCGCGCGGGCGTGGCCTACACGGCGCTTCTCGTGCTGATGCTGATCGGCGCCATCAACTACACGCTGGGCCTGGGCTTCGCGCTGACGTTCTTTGCCGGCTCCTGCGCGGTCGTCGACATGGTGCTGACGGTGCGCAACCTGGCCGGCCTGCGCCTGGCCACCGGCCGCGCGCAGCCCGTGTATGCGGGCGAGGAAGCGCAGTTCGAACTGCACCTGCACAACGACGGCAAGGCGGACCGCTGCGCCCTCCGCGTCGGCTTCCATCCGCCCGGCACGCCGTGGCGCACGCAACCGCCGCACGTGGTGGACGTAACGGCCGGCGCCAGCACGGCCGTCGTGCTGTCCGTGCCGGCGGTGCGGCGCGGCTGGCTGGCGGCGCCGCCCGTGCGGCTGACGACCCGCTTTCCGCTCGGCCTGTTCGGGGCGTGGAGCAACTGGCAGCCGGACCTGCGCGTGCTGGTCTACCCGTTCCCCGAGCGGGACGCCCCACCGCTGCCCTCGCGCGGGGACGCCAGCGCCGAGGGCCATGGCGCCGTCGGGCTGGACAACTTTGCCGGCATCCGCAGCTACCAGCCGGGCGACCCGATGCGCCACCTGGCCTGGCGCCAGATCGCGCGGCTGCACCCGCAGGACGGCGGCCAGCTCGTCACCAAGCATTTCGACGGCGGCGCCGTGGCAGAACTGCTGCTGGACTTCGCCGAACTGCCGCCGCGGCTGGACCTGGAGGCCCGGCTGGCGCGCATGACGCGCTGGGTGCTTGAGGCGGAAGCGCGCGCGCTGCCGTATGCTTTCCGGCTGGGCCACCACCACTACCCGGCCGCACTGGGCGATGCGCACCGCGCCGCCTGCCTGCGCGCGCTGGCGCTGTATGGCGACGAGGTGTCCTGA